A DNA window from Eikenella exigua contains the following coding sequences:
- a CDS encoding SemiSWEET family transporter — MTEKQIKILGIVASIMAVGMYVAYIPQIADNLAGHKGNPVQPLVAFVNCTLWTGYGLFKKPRDWPIVVANVPGIFLGLAACFTAL; from the coding sequence ATGACTGAAAAACAAATCAAAATTTTAGGCATCGTGGCCAGCATCATGGCTGTGGGCATGTATGTGGCCTACATTCCGCAGATTGCCGACAACCTGGCCGGGCATAAAGGCAATCCGGTGCAGCCCCTCGTGGCTTTTGTGAACTGCACGTTGTGGACTGGCTACGGCCTGTTTAAAAAGCCGCGCGACTGGCCGATTGTGGTGGCCAACGTGCCGGGCATCTTTTTGGGTTTGGCAGCCTGTTTTACCGCGCTGTAA
- a CDS encoding aminodeoxychorismate/anthranilate synthase component II: MLLFIYNCDSFIYSIIQYFAEFGQEISVRRNDDIALDEIAELRPQYLVIGPDPCSPKEAGISVPPLRRFAGQIPILGVCLGHQAIGEAFGGRIVRAQELMHGKVSPVHHTNNGILAGLPKCLNITVWAADGKIMDVLHKQHTVEGVQFHLEALLTEHGHDMLANFI; the protein is encoded by the coding sequence ATGCTGTTATTTATATATAATTGCGACTCTTTCATCTACAGCATCATCCAATACTTCGCCGAGTTCGGCCAGGAAATCAGTGTGCGCCGCAACGACGACATAGCGCTGGACGAAATTGCCGAACTCCGGCCTCAATACCTCGTGATCGGCCCCGACCCCTGCTCGCCCAAAGAAGCCGGCATTTCCGTGCCTCCTCTGCGCCGCTTTGCCGGGCAGATTCCCATTTTGGGCGTGTGCCTCGGCCACCAAGCCATCGGCGAAGCCTTCGGCGGCCGCATCGTGCGTGCGCAAGAGCTGATGCACGGCAAAGTATCGCCTGTGCATCACACCAACAACGGCATACTCGCCGGTCTGCCCAAATGCCTCAACATCACCGTCTGGGCGGCAGACGGTAAAATCATGGACGTGCTCCATAAACAACACACCGTAGAAGGCGTACAATTCCACCTCGAAGCCCTGCTCACCGAACACGGCCACGATATGCTGGCTAACTTCATCTAA
- a CDS encoding DNA adenine methylase, translated as MSAKLQGTSIMGNTHPISPLRGWLGGKYRLAGTIIPLIPSDHTCYAEVFGGAAWVLFKKPPSKVEAINDINADVINLYRCVQNHLPELLRQAEYLLPSRDEYCRLQHCNPSTLTDIQRAVRFLYLHRMGFGGKVAEFCCAATSTRPPKFRADRLAEELQHSHRRLQGVMLERLNYDDFIARYDKPGTFFYIDPPYWDCETMYGKGIFAKADFERLAEQLRHIKGRFLLSINDVPPIREIFTGFQFKEVSLRYSINKEITTEADELLIANYPITTEQAKSA; from the coding sequence GTGAGCGCCAAACTTCAAGGAACAAGCATCATGGGCAACACCCATCCCATCAGTCCGCTTAGGGGCTGGCTGGGCGGCAAATACCGCCTGGCCGGTACCATCATTCCGTTAATCCCGTCAGACCACACCTGCTACGCCGAAGTGTTCGGCGGTGCGGCATGGGTGCTGTTCAAAAAGCCGCCATCCAAAGTGGAGGCCATCAACGACATCAACGCCGATGTCATCAACCTATATAGGTGTGTTCAAAACCACCTGCCCGAGCTGCTGCGGCAGGCCGAATACCTGTTGCCCAGCCGCGATGAGTATTGCCGGCTGCAGCATTGCAATCCCTCCACCCTGACCGACATCCAGCGTGCGGTGCGCTTCCTCTATCTGCACCGCATGGGTTTCGGCGGTAAGGTAGCCGAGTTCTGCTGCGCTGCCACCAGCACCCGCCCGCCCAAATTCCGCGCCGACCGGTTGGCCGAGGAGCTGCAACACAGCCACCGCCGCCTGCAGGGTGTGATGCTGGAGCGGCTCAACTACGATGACTTCATCGCCCGCTACGACAAACCCGGCACCTTCTTTTACATCGACCCGCCGTATTGGGACTGTGAGACGATGTACGGCAAAGGCATCTTTGCTAAGGCTGACTTCGAACGGCTGGCCGAGCAGCTACGCCACATCAAAGGGCGCTTCCTGCTGTCGATTAACGACGTACCTCCCATTAGGGAGATTTTCACCGGCTTCCAGTTTAAAGAGGTCAGCCTGCGCTACAGCATCAATAAGGAGATTACTACCGAGGCTGACGAGCTGTTGATTGCCAACTACCCCATCACCACGGAGCAGGCGAAGTCAGCTTGA
- a CDS encoding mechanosensitive ion channel family protein has product MDLDIQQLSSNSGWERLIEVGMAFGTNLVAALAIFLIGKWIAARLVILMKGTLIRAKVDKTLVSFLGNVANIGLLILIIIAALGKLGIPTTSVTALIGGAGLAVALSLKDQLSNFAAGALIILFRPFKVGDFIRVNGFEGTVSEIKMVQTALSTPDNEEVILPNSVVMSNSIVNRSSNPLCRVQVVVGVDYACDLKAAKAAVLKAATEHPLCVQTKDRQAVAYITNLGDSAIEITLWAWTNEADLGAFRFGLNEQVVENLRAANINIPFPQRDVHIISQG; this is encoded by the coding sequence ATGGATTTGGATATTCAACAACTCTCTTCAAATTCCGGCTGGGAACGGCTTATCGAAGTCGGCATGGCATTTGGCACCAATTTGGTTGCTGCGCTGGCGATTTTCCTTATTGGTAAATGGATAGCTGCCCGCCTCGTTATTTTGATGAAGGGCACTTTGATACGTGCCAAAGTGGATAAGACGCTGGTCAGCTTTCTCGGTAATGTGGCTAATATTGGTTTGTTAATCCTCATTATTATTGCTGCACTGGGCAAGCTGGGCATTCCCACTACATCAGTTACCGCTTTAATTGGCGGTGCTGGCTTGGCAGTCGCCCTGTCGCTGAAAGACCAACTGTCGAACTTCGCCGCCGGCGCGCTGATTATCCTGTTCCGCCCGTTCAAAGTGGGCGATTTCATTAGGGTGAACGGTTTTGAAGGTACCGTGAGCGAAATCAAAATGGTGCAGACCGCGCTGAGTACACCGGATAACGAAGAAGTTATTTTGCCAAACAGCGTGGTGATGAGTAACAGCATTGTAAACCGTTCTTCCAACCCGTTGTGCCGCGTGCAGGTGGTGGTGGGTGTGGATTACGCTTGCGATTTGAAAGCCGCCAAAGCCGCCGTATTGAAAGCCGCCACAGAGCATCCCCTGTGTGTGCAGACCAAAGACAGGCAGGCCGTGGCATACATCACCAACCTGGGCGACAGCGCCATCGAAATCACATTGTGGGCGTGGACGAACGAAGCCGATTTGGGCGCATTCCGCTTCGGCCTGAACGAGCAGGTGGTGGAAAACCTGCGCGCCGCCAATATCAATATTCCTTTCCCGCAGCGGGATGTCCATATTATTTCTCAGGGCTGA
- a CDS encoding GatB/YqeY domain-containing protein: protein MSLKTRLTEDMKTAMRAKDTLTLSTIRLANAEIKRYEVDERAEADDAKITAMLSKMIKQRKESAAIYHEAGRQDLADKELAEVAILQRYLPEMLSEAEIQSAVAEAIAQTGASGMADMGKAMGVLKKRLAGQADMSDVSRLLKTALQK, encoded by the coding sequence ATGAGCCTGAAAACCCGCCTCACCGAAGACATGAAAACCGCCATGCGTGCCAAAGACACGCTCACTCTCTCCACCATCCGCTTGGCCAATGCCGAAATCAAACGCTACGAAGTGGACGAGCGCGCCGAAGCCGACGATGCCAAAATCACCGCCATGCTCAGCAAAATGATTAAGCAGCGCAAAGAAAGCGCCGCCATCTACCACGAAGCCGGCCGACAAGACCTGGCCGACAAAGAGCTGGCCGAAGTGGCCATCCTCCAGCGCTACCTGCCCGAGATGCTGTCCGAAGCCGAAATCCAAAGCGCCGTGGCCGAAGCCATTGCCCAAACCGGCGCATCCGGCATGGCCGACATGGGCAAAGCCATGGGCGTGCTGAAAAAACGCCTCGCCGGCCAGGCCGATATGAGCGATGTAAGCCGCCTGCTCAAAACCGCCTTGCAGAAATAG
- a CDS encoding methylated-DNA--[protein]-cysteine S-methyltransferase produces the protein MLYLHAFPSPLGNILAAASERGLCLLEFAGSQRIDDELRDLQRLLGCQTKQGENEHTHLVQTQLGEYFQGARREFSVPLHAPSSPFQRRVWNVLQTIPYGGTTHYQALAEQLGNPAAVRAVAAANGANRLSILIPCHRVIGKDGSLTGYGGGLQRKQWLLDHEQGRHQVQPDWLG, from the coding sequence ATGCTCTATCTGCACGCCTTCCCCTCGCCCTTGGGCAATATCCTTGCCGCCGCCAGCGAACGCGGCCTGTGCTTGCTCGAATTTGCCGGCAGTCAGCGTATCGACGATGAATTGCGCGATCTTCAGCGCCTGCTCGGCTGCCAAACCAAGCAAGGCGAAAACGAACACACCCACCTAGTGCAAACCCAGCTGGGCGAATATTTCCAAGGCGCGCGCCGCGAGTTTAGCGTGCCGTTGCACGCCCCCAGCAGCCCGTTTCAGCGGCGGGTGTGGAACGTGCTGCAAACCATCCCCTACGGCGGAACCACTCATTATCAGGCGCTGGCCGAACAGCTCGGCAACCCTGCCGCCGTGCGCGCCGTGGCCGCCGCCAACGGCGCCAACCGCCTCTCCATCCTCATTCCCTGCCACCGCGTCATTGGCAAAGACGGCAGCCTCACCGGCTACGGCGGCGGCCTGCAGCGCAAACAATGGCTGCTCGACCACGAACAGGGCAGGCATCAGGTGCAGCCTGATTGGCTGGGCTAA
- a CDS encoding beta-ketoacyl-ACP synthase III produces MSTHTSYNIEGEPELHKPSDVYIKRAAAFLPNSPVSNEQMEAVLGMTGDTPSRVRKMILRSNAITSRHYAIDPHSRRATHSNTELAALAVRGLLEQGLRADEIGSLVCGTSYPDQILPGHAVMVHGLLPQIPPCEVVSTAGVCVAGMAAMKQAERAVRTGECSEAVAAASETASAVLRGERFRCETDSLRLQGAKPEIAFEKDFLRWMLSDGAGAVQLGSEPLAGQLNFKIHWIDLLSYASEMPVCMYAGGEVGQGGEWLSWKDVDADECAKRSLMVVKQDVKLLNENIVAYTVEKPLCRLIAKHGLQAGEIDWFLPHYSSDFFRSKLADGLAAAGLPIAEEKWFTNLHYKGNTGSAAIYIILEEFMRRTDIQEGQKILCYIPESGRFSTCFMLLEAVYA; encoded by the coding sequence ATGTCCACACACACATCATATAATATCGAAGGGGAGCCGGAATTGCATAAGCCATCAGATGTTTATATCAAGCGCGCTGCTGCGTTTCTGCCGAATTCGCCGGTGAGCAATGAGCAGATGGAAGCCGTGCTCGGTATGACGGGGGATACGCCTTCGCGCGTACGCAAGATGATTTTGCGATCCAACGCCATTACTTCCCGCCATTACGCCATTGATCCGCACTCCCGACGTGCCACCCATAGCAACACAGAGCTGGCTGCGTTGGCGGTGCGCGGTTTGTTGGAGCAGGGTTTGCGTGCGGACGAAATCGGCAGTCTTGTCTGCGGCACGTCTTACCCCGACCAGATTTTGCCCGGCCATGCGGTGATGGTGCACGGGCTGCTGCCGCAGATTCCACCCTGCGAGGTGGTGAGCACGGCTGGCGTGTGTGTGGCGGGGATGGCGGCGATGAAGCAGGCCGAACGCGCGGTGCGCACCGGGGAATGTAGCGAAGCGGTGGCAGCAGCTTCGGAAACGGCTTCGGCGGTATTGCGCGGCGAGCGTTTCCGTTGTGAAACCGACAGCCTGCGCCTGCAGGGTGCCAAGCCGGAGATTGCGTTTGAAAAGGATTTTTTGCGCTGGATGCTGTCGGACGGTGCCGGCGCGGTGCAGCTGGGCAGTGAACCGCTGGCCGGGCAGTTGAATTTTAAAATCCATTGGATTGATTTGCTGTCGTATGCCAGCGAGATGCCAGTGTGTATGTATGCCGGTGGCGAAGTGGGGCAGGGCGGGGAGTGGCTGAGCTGGAAAGATGTCGATGCCGATGAGTGTGCCAAGCGCAGCCTGATGGTGGTGAAGCAGGATGTGAAGCTGTTGAATGAAAATATCGTGGCTTACACGGTGGAAAAGCCGCTGTGCCGTCTAATTGCCAAGCACGGCCTGCAAGCCGGCGAGATTGATTGGTTTCTGCCGCATTACTCCTCCGATTTCTTCCGCAGTAAGTTAGCCGATGGTCTTGCTGCAGCGGGGCTGCCGATTGCCGAAGAAAAATGGTTTACCAACCTGCACTATAAAGGCAACACCGGTTCGGCGGCGATTTACATTATCTTGGAAGAGTTTATGCGCCGCACAGACATCCAAGAAGGCCAGAAAATCCTGTGCTACATTCCCGAAAGCGGCCGCTTTTCCACTTGTTTTATGTTGCTGGAAGCGGTGTATGCCTGA
- a CDS encoding Com family DNA-binding transcriptional regulator, which yields MQYRCKNCNKLLAKGEGQLEIKCPRCKAVNQFGSLTTRSARERQTSRNKHHGQHPSHQSA from the coding sequence ATGCAATATCGTTGCAAAAACTGCAATAAGCTGTTGGCCAAAGGCGAGGGGCAATTGGAAATCAAATGCCCGCGCTGCAAAGCGGTCAACCAATTTGGTTCTTTAACAACCCGGAGTGCCCGTGAGCGCCAAACTTCAAGGAACAAGCATCATGGGCAACACCCATCCCATCAGTCCGCTTAG
- a CDS encoding phage virion morphogenesis protein — MLEISLDDSDLQRGLGQLLHNARHPRPMMRAIAAELLSITEDNFESESWGGKKGPDNARGGKILQKSGQFAANIHTASGSNFARIGTNKPYAAIHQFGGTVKAKNKPYLVFKVGDGFRRVKQVNIPARPYLPMSKGGTLQAGAESRLLDVALDALARGVRK; from the coding sequence ATGCTGGAAATCAGCTTGGACGACAGCGACCTGCAACGCGGACTGGGGCAGTTACTACATAACGCCCGCCACCCGCGCCCGATGATGCGAGCCATTGCCGCCGAACTGCTCAGTATTACGGAAGACAACTTCGAATCCGAAAGCTGGGGCGGCAAAAAAGGGCCGGACAATGCGCGCGGCGGCAAAATCCTGCAAAAAAGCGGGCAGTTTGCCGCCAACATCCACACCGCCTCCGGCAGCAACTTCGCCCGCATCGGTACCAACAAACCCTACGCCGCCATCCACCAGTTCGGCGGCACGGTCAAAGCCAAAAACAAACCCTATCTTGTATTCAAAGTCGGCGACGGCTTCCGCAGGGTCAAACAGGTCAACATCCCGGCACGCCCCTACCTGCCGATGAGCAAAGGCGGTACACTTCAGGCCGGTGCCGAATCCCGCCTGCTGGATGTCGCCCTCGATGCTTTGGCACGGGGTGTCCGAAAATAA
- a CDS encoding DUF421 domain-containing protein yields the protein MFYVIVAIKLILGLLALVLVINLTGKGNLAPASASDQVQNYVLGGIVGGVIYNTDISIPVFMLILAIWFAAVLSLRWLKKHNNLVKRLVDGRPAMLISRGKIDVDAVRKVGISANDLSFKLRMQGIYTIKDVKQAILEQDGQLIVTSFGEENPKYPLITDGNVQPTTLEMIDKDEEWLRSELKEQGIEDISTVFLAEYDSGKITVTGYE from the coding sequence ATGTTTTATGTCATCGTTGCAATCAAACTTATCCTGGGCCTGTTGGCCCTGGTGCTGGTTATTAACCTGACCGGTAAGGGCAATCTTGCGCCAGCTTCGGCCAGCGACCAAGTGCAAAACTATGTGCTTGGCGGGATTGTGGGTGGTGTTATCTACAACACCGATATTTCCATCCCCGTATTTATGTTGATTTTGGCCATTTGGTTTGCAGCGGTTTTATCGCTGCGCTGGTTGAAAAAACATAACAATTTGGTTAAGAGATTAGTGGACGGGCGGCCTGCGATGTTGATTTCCCGCGGCAAAATCGATGTGGACGCGGTGCGTAAAGTAGGCATATCGGCCAATGATTTGTCCTTTAAGCTGCGTATGCAGGGCATTTATACGATAAAAGATGTTAAGCAAGCCATTCTTGAACAGGACGGGCAACTCATCGTCACCTCTTTTGGCGAAGAAAACCCGAAATATCCGCTGATTACTGATGGCAATGTCCAGCCTACTACGCTGGAAATGATTGATAAAGATGAAGAGTGGTTGCGGTCTGAATTGAAAGAGCAAGGGATAGAAGATATTAGCACGGTATTTCTTGCGGAATACGATAGCGGTAAGATTACCGTTACGGGGTATGAGTAG
- a CDS encoding BtrH N-terminal domain-containing protein, with protein MTTFTHQHTAHCESGVMSALLTHHGCAMNEAMVFGLAHALTFVYLPVVKLNGMPLISYRIAPRGIIKNVCRALGVKLDMRKFAQAERGAAALDEALLRGQIAGLQTSVYWLPFFPPEMRFHFNAHNLLVYGREGGDYLISDPVFETPQRCAAADLQRARFAKGALAGKGLMYTLDTASLPQKQQLAERLPALLYAAIRKNAKQMLAPVFFVGVRGIRTVAKKIERLPQEPEKYQKLWLGHLVRMQEEIGTGGAGFRYLYAYFLEQAADACANPALQTASQEMTAIGDQWRQLASQCVKQCRRPSEQGCAQIAAFLREIADREEKLWRGLLHIAK; from the coding sequence ATGACCACTTTCACCCACCAACACACCGCCCACTGCGAAAGCGGCGTGATGTCCGCCCTCCTCACCCACCACGGCTGCGCCATGAACGAAGCGATGGTATTCGGGCTAGCTCATGCGCTCACCTTTGTGTATCTGCCCGTGGTCAAACTCAACGGTATGCCCCTGATTTCCTACCGCATCGCCCCGCGCGGCATCATCAAAAACGTTTGCCGCGCCCTCGGTGTGAAGCTCGATATGCGCAAATTCGCCCAAGCCGAGCGTGGTGCGGCTGCGCTGGATGAGGCGCTTTTGCGCGGGCAGATTGCCGGTTTGCAAACCTCCGTGTATTGGCTGCCTTTTTTCCCGCCTGAAATGCGCTTTCATTTCAACGCCCACAATCTTTTGGTGTATGGCCGCGAAGGCGGGGATTATTTAATTAGCGACCCCGTGTTTGAAACGCCCCAGCGCTGCGCCGCCGCCGATTTGCAGCGCGCCCGCTTTGCCAAAGGCGCCCTGGCCGGCAAAGGCTTGATGTACACGCTCGACACCGCCAGCCTGCCGCAAAAGCAGCAGCTGGCCGAACGCCTGCCAGCCCTGCTGTATGCCGCCATCCGCAAAAACGCCAAACAAATGCTCGCCCCCGTGTTTTTCGTGGGCGTGCGCGGCATCCGCACCGTGGCCAAGAAAATCGAACGCCTGCCGCAAGAGCCGGAAAAATACCAAAAGCTGTGGCTCGGTCATCTCGTTCGCATGCAGGAAGAAATCGGCACCGGCGGCGCCGGCTTCCGCTATCTTTACGCCTATTTTTTAGAGCAGGCCGCCGATGCCTGCGCCAACCCCGCCTTGCAAACCGCCTCGCAGGAAATGACCGCCATCGGCGACCAATGGCGGCAGCTGGCCAGCCAGTGCGTGAAACAATGCCGCCGCCCGAGCGAACAAGGCTGCGCCCAAATCGCCGCCTTCCTGCGCGAAATTGCGGATAGGGAAGAAAAACTGTGGCGCGGCTTGCTGCATATTGCGAAATAA
- a CDS encoding NYN domain-containing protein encodes MQKNDQQARLAVLIDADNAPADIIDRLLEEIAKYGIASVKRIYGDWSHGLSKWKAALLPHAIIPVQQFAYTKGKNATDMALVIDAMDLLYSGNFDGFCIVSSDSDFTRLASRLRESGLTVYGFGEKKTPTAFRKACDKFIYTEIFLPEKQRANKERGNGKAPAPAAEESNNTPDALPLLKRAVRENADDLGWANLGPIGSYINKINPDFDSRLYGYGKLSDLIKSFDIFEHRTDNNQLQVRRKTESRPERLPENQNEQHEARQSQNERSEARPNPNEPRQQSDQPTESKPAKRKPQSAKAEASSSKAAKPSFTKLIPAVQQAIQATADPDGWARLGDVVKQLPAAIDPIQYGCANGRDLIHSIYSDWVEIKKAGRGERIRINKAFIVKNEQA; translated from the coding sequence ATGCAGAAAAACGACCAACAAGCCCGCCTTGCCGTCCTCATCGACGCCGACAACGCCCCCGCCGACATCATCGACCGCCTGCTCGAAGAAATCGCCAAATACGGCATCGCCAGCGTGAAACGCATTTATGGCGACTGGAGCCACGGTCTCTCCAAATGGAAAGCCGCCCTCCTGCCACACGCCATCATCCCCGTGCAGCAATTTGCCTACACCAAAGGCAAAAACGCCACCGACATGGCCTTAGTGATTGACGCCATGGATTTGCTCTACAGCGGCAATTTCGACGGTTTCTGCATCGTATCCAGCGATTCCGACTTCACCCGCCTCGCCAGCCGCCTGCGCGAAAGCGGGCTCACCGTATACGGATTCGGCGAAAAGAAAACCCCCACCGCCTTCCGCAAAGCCTGCGACAAATTTATCTACACCGAAATCTTCCTGCCCGAAAAACAGCGCGCCAACAAAGAGCGCGGCAACGGCAAAGCCCCCGCCCCCGCCGCCGAAGAAAGCAACAACACACCCGACGCCCTGCCCCTGCTCAAACGTGCCGTACGCGAAAACGCCGACGACCTCGGCTGGGCCAACCTCGGCCCCATCGGCAGCTACATCAATAAAATCAACCCCGATTTCGACTCCCGCCTCTACGGCTACGGCAAACTCTCCGACCTCATCAAATCCTTCGACATCTTCGAACACCGCACCGACAACAACCAGCTCCAAGTGCGCCGCAAAACCGAATCCCGCCCCGAAAGGCTACCTGAAAATCAAAACGAGCAACACGAAGCACGGCAAAGCCAGAATGAACGAAGCGAAGCCCGCCCCAACCCAAACGAGCCGCGCCAGCAAAGCGACCAGCCCACCGAAAGCAAACCCGCCAAACGCAAACCCCAGTCCGCCAAAGCCGAAGCCAGTTCGTCCAAAGCCGCCAAACCTTCCTTCACCAAGCTCATTCCCGCCGTGCAGCAGGCTATCCAAGCCACCGCCGACCCCGATGGCTGGGCGCGGCTGGGCGACGTAGTCAAACAGCTTCCCGCCGCCATCGATCCCATCCAATACGGCTGCGCCAACGGCCGCGACCTCATCCACTCCATCTACAGCGACTGGGTGGAAATCAAAAAAGCCGGTCGCGGCGAACGCATCCGCATCAACAAAGCCTTTATCGTGAAAAACGAACAAGCCTAG
- a CDS encoding phage minor head protein: MAPEPVEWMWWSYGCIVGGYLQQKGINVSWDWQDMLDDAHVTAFTVAKTVRMDVVGDIYAAVVKAAESGQTLEQFSEQLTPILQAKGWWGRQDVPHPDTGEIQTVRLGSPHRLKTIYLTNMQSAYMAGRYAEMMDAIDTHPYWEYVAVNDERTRETHRLLHGSVYAADDPVWDSLYPPLDYRCRCRVRPLSRSRGADRVKPSPQLETQTVDIGVNQYTGEERHARRTGIRINGKFVAPNAGFNANQGKAMLSRMASVAVDKAQAAHPDIARVALRQMMGNERFKSSLNAAQLAWVLQLLRG, translated from the coding sequence ATGGCACCCGAACCGGTGGAGTGGATGTGGTGGAGCTACGGCTGCATTGTGGGCGGCTATCTGCAGCAGAAGGGCATCAACGTATCGTGGGACTGGCAGGACATGTTGGATGATGCGCACGTCACCGCCTTCACCGTGGCCAAAACCGTCCGCATGGATGTAGTCGGCGATATCTATGCCGCCGTGGTCAAAGCCGCCGAAAGCGGGCAGACCTTGGAGCAGTTCAGCGAGCAGCTGACGCCGATATTGCAGGCCAAAGGCTGGTGGGGCAGGCAGGACGTGCCGCACCCGGACACCGGCGAAATCCAAACCGTGCGACTGGGCAGCCCGCACCGCCTGAAAACCATCTACCTGACCAATATGCAGTCGGCCTATATGGCCGGGCGTTATGCCGAGATGATGGATGCGATAGATACCCACCCTTACTGGGAATACGTGGCAGTCAACGACGAGCGCACCCGCGAGACCCACCGCCTGCTGCACGGCAGCGTTTATGCCGCCGACGACCCGGTGTGGGACAGCCTGTATCCGCCCTTGGACTACCGCTGCCGCTGCCGGGTTCGACCCTTATCACGCAGCCGTGGGGCAGACCGGGTAAAACCCAGCCCGCAGCTGGAAACCCAAACCGTGGACATTGGTGTCAACCAATATACCGGCGAAGAACGCCATGCCCGGCGCACCGGCATCCGCATTAACGGCAAATTCGTCGCCCCCAATGCCGGCTTCAATGCCAACCAAGGCAAAGCCATGCTCTCGCGCATGGCTTCGGTGGCGGTGGATAAGGCGCAGGCCGCCCATCCTGATATTGCCCGTGTGGCGCTGCGGCAGATGATGGGCAACGAGCGTTTCAAATCCTCGCTCAATGCCGCCCAGCTGGCTTGGGTGCTTCAACTGTTGAGAGGATAA